The proteins below are encoded in one region of Streptomyces roseirectus:
- a CDS encoding class I SAM-dependent methyltransferase: MTTTPHTAARAHSFNAAAAQYAANRPSYPAELMDVVEELTGRPLAGARVADVGAGTGISARVLAARGARVVGVEPGEGMATEFRRALPEVPVVRGDGNRLPFQDACLDLLTYAQSWHWTDPARAVPEAVRVLRPGGALALWWNTTPYDVPWLKAQALRMGRHFGIDVAQEKNHVSRTDLADPTGTLAFTHRTVRWSRRVPVDTHLANIGSHSMFLVDTEERTTAFLTAERAHLLTTFPDGIIEETYDVSLLLARTP, translated from the coding sequence ATGACCACTACCCCTCACACCGCGGCCCGAGCCCATTCCTTCAACGCCGCGGCCGCCCAGTACGCGGCCAACCGCCCCTCCTACCCGGCCGAACTCATGGACGTGGTCGAGGAGTTGACCGGGCGCCCGCTCGCCGGGGCGAGAGTGGCGGACGTCGGGGCGGGGACGGGGATCTCCGCGAGGGTGCTGGCCGCGCGAGGGGCGCGGGTCGTGGGGGTGGAGCCGGGGGAGGGGATGGCGACGGAGTTCCGGCGGGCGTTGCCGGAGGTGCCGGTCGTCCGGGGCGACGGCAACCGGCTCCCGTTCCAGGACGCCTGCCTCGACCTCCTCACGTACGCCCAGTCCTGGCACTGGACCGACCCCGCCCGCGCGGTCCCCGAAGCCGTCCGCGTCCTGCGGCCGGGCGGGGCGCTGGCGCTGTGGTGGAACACGACGCCCTACGACGTGCCGTGGCTGAAGGCGCAGGCGCTGCGCATGGGGCGGCACTTCGGCATCGATGTCGCCCAGGAGAAGAACCACGTGTCCCGCACGGACCTCGCCGACCCCACCGGCACCCTCGCCTTCACCCACCGCACGGTCCGCTGGAGCCGCCGGGTCCCCGTCGACACCCACCTCGCGAACATCGGCAGCCACTCGATGTTCCTGGTCGACACGGAGGAACGAACGACCGCCTTCCTCACCGCCGAACGCGCCCACCTCCTGACCACCTTCCCCGACGGCATCATCGAGGAGACCTACGACGTCTCCCTCCTCCTGGCCCGAACCCCCTGA
- a CDS encoding EamA/RhaT family transporter yields the protein MSDENGSPDRKGLPAGGAGPQPESLRFFGTTWVNHDDGYTLRRVGVAAGSLVVTVGACLVLRFAYEGLAIAEVGRFVMVLLVVMFAGCTALAFGHTWDSFRKRPDPARQASLRGLLAIGFLGALLAYTFRSFREAPGEGLCREEYEAACERDARRSRRRTGNPARRKGRG from the coding sequence GTGAGCGACGAAAACGGCAGTCCGGACAGGAAGGGCCTCCCGGCCGGGGGCGCGGGGCCGCAGCCCGAGTCCCTGCGCTTCTTCGGGACGACCTGGGTGAACCACGACGACGGCTACACGCTCCGCCGTGTCGGTGTCGCCGCGGGCTCGCTGGTCGTCACCGTCGGCGCGTGTCTCGTCCTTCGGTTCGCCTACGAAGGGCTTGCGATCGCCGAGGTCGGGCGCTTCGTCATGGTTCTGCTCGTCGTGATGTTCGCCGGGTGCACGGCGCTTGCCTTCGGGCACACCTGGGACAGCTTCCGCAAGCGGCCCGATCCCGCCCGGCAGGCGTCGCTTCGGGGGCTTCTCGCCATCGGGTTTCTCGGGGCGCTGCTCGCGTACACGTTTCGGTCGTTCCGTGAGGCGCCTGGGGAGGGGCTTTGCCGGGAGGAGTACGAGGCGGCGTGTGAGCGGGATGCTCGGCGTAGTCGGCGGAGGACGGGGAATCCGGCGCGGAGGAAGGGGCGGGGGTAG
- a CDS encoding peptidase: protein MSVEETAQDAGAEEQELGIAQVYYPVAPGTQLNVRSGPGTGYSLVKVLPLNTRVPINCQMQGTTVAGYYGTTNIWDNIGNGEFVSDAYVKTGSDGYIAPRCNF, encoded by the coding sequence ATGTCTGTCGAAGAGACCGCGCAGGACGCGGGGGCCGAGGAGCAGGAGCTCGGTATCGCGCAGGTCTACTACCCGGTCGCGCCGGGCACCCAGCTCAACGTCCGCAGCGGTCCGGGGACCGGCTACTCGCTCGTCAAGGTGCTGCCGCTCAACACGCGCGTGCCGATCAACTGCCAGATGCAGGGGACGACGGTGGCGGGGTACTACGGGACGACGAACATCTGGGACAACATCGGCAACGGGGAGTTCGTCTCGGACGCGTACGTGAAGACCGGGAGCGACGGTTACATCGCGCCCCGGTGCAACTTCTGA
- a CDS encoding serine/threonine-protein kinase — MAPRRDSGAGAEAELPEYAGHYLLESRLGSGGMGVVHLARSTSGLKLAVKVVHAEFAKNPEFRSRFQQEVSAARRVSGAFTAPVVDADHDAERPWMATLFIPGPTLSEEVKRNGPLPPEKLRRLMAGLAEALRDIHRVGVVHRDLKPSNVLLAEDGPKVIDFGISRPKDSELRTETGKLIGTPPFMAPEQFRRPREVGPAADIFALGSVLVHAATGRGPFDSDSPYIVAYQVVHDEPELTGVPDNLAPLVRRCLAKEPEERPTPDELMRELRSVAASYDTQAFVPGTRVPDGDTEPSVVPEVPVEEPARPVRRVRGKALLAGAVVAVLAGGGLAGLQLIDGGGTAGPRPTASTTASFAPWATKPAADGSESIPRCTHASGRLLCAQRGLVSALDANDGRVLWRHTLAAGESPGRAPVVEGGLVHVVTGSGGRAVALDPATGATRWQRDVSAYSGVFFAPGTLLLTSSDGKVTAVDGASGRDLWSKRIPGQRLPVFAAFDGDGLAYATSVSSDGARTRVTAIDPASGAVRWEARLTGGLTPVGRAGADLVFLKGGSDYGETGAVVRYSPGTQQSLKVPLDVALSQARATVTGERVYLLGYDGSLAAVDLSAGKQVWSLQTSVSRGSDLAADGTRVYFSAADGRLLSVDARAGKLVGQTTLRIGARSDEVAAALPSPQVVDGRVYAGAPDGTVFSVASGSPGD, encoded by the coding sequence ATGGCGCCACGGAGGGACAGCGGAGCGGGCGCGGAAGCGGAACTTCCCGAGTACGCCGGCCACTACCTCCTGGAGTCACGCCTCGGCTCGGGTGGGATGGGTGTCGTGCACTTGGCCCGCAGCACCTCGGGGCTGAAGCTCGCGGTGAAGGTCGTGCACGCGGAGTTCGCGAAGAACCCCGAGTTCAGGAGCCGTTTTCAGCAGGAGGTCAGCGCCGCGCGGCGGGTCAGCGGCGCGTTCACCGCGCCGGTCGTGGACGCCGACCACGACGCGGAACGGCCGTGGATGGCGACGCTGTTCATCCCCGGGCCGACCCTGTCCGAAGAGGTGAAGCGGAACGGCCCGCTGCCGCCGGAGAAGCTGCGCAGGCTGATGGCGGGGCTCGCCGAGGCGCTGCGGGACATCCACCGCGTGGGCGTGGTGCACCGCGATCTGAAGCCGAGCAACGTCCTGCTGGCCGAGGACGGGCCCAAGGTCATCGACTTCGGGATCTCGCGCCCGAAGGACAGCGAACTGCGCACCGAGACCGGCAAGTTGATCGGGACGCCGCCCTTCATGGCACCAGAGCAGTTCCGGCGCCCGCGCGAGGTGGGCCCGGCCGCGGACATCTTCGCGCTGGGCTCGGTCCTGGTCCACGCGGCCACGGGGCGCGGCCCGTTCGACTCGGACAGCCCTTACATCGTCGCCTACCAGGTCGTCCACGACGAGCCGGAGCTGACCGGCGTACCGGACAACCTCGCGCCCCTGGTGCGGCGTTGCCTCGCGAAGGAGCCCGAGGAGCGGCCCACTCCGGACGAGCTGATGCGCGAACTGCGGTCGGTGGCGGCGTCGTACGACACGCAGGCGTTTGTGCCGGGCACGCGTGTCCCGGACGGCGACACGGAGCCGTCCGTCGTGCCCGAGGTGCCCGTCGAGGAGCCGGCGAGGCCCGTCCGGCGCGTGCGCGGGAAGGCGCTCCTCGCGGGTGCCGTCGTCGCCGTCCTGGCGGGCGGTGGTCTCGCCGGGTTGCAGTTGATCGACGGCGGCGGCACCGCCGGTCCTCGCCCGACGGCCTCCACAACGGCCTCATTCGCCCCCTGGGCGACAAAACCGGCGGCCGACGGCTCCGAGTCCATCCCGCGCTGCACACACGCCTCAGGGCGCCTCCTGTGCGCTCAGCGGGGGCTCGTCTCTGCGCTCGACGCGAACGACGGGCGGGTGCTGTGGCGGCACACCCTCGCCGCCGGCGAGTCGCCGGGCCGCGCGCCGGTCGTCGAGGGCGGCCTGGTCCACGTCGTCACCGGCTCCGGCGGCCGCGCCGTGGCCCTCGACCCGGCGACGGGCGCGACGCGCTGGCAGCGCGACGTCTCGGCGTACTCGGGTGTCTTCTTCGCGCCCGGCACGCTGCTGCTGACCTCGTCCGACGGCAAGGTGACGGCCGTGGACGGCGCGTCGGGCCGGGACCTGTGGAGCAAGCGGATCCCTGGCCAGCGGCTGCCGGTCTTCGCGGCGTTCGACGGGGACGGCCTGGCGTACGCGACGAGCGTGTCGTCGGACGGCGCGCGCACGCGGGTCACCGCGATCGACCCGGCGTCGGGCGCCGTCCGCTGGGAGGCCCGGCTGACCGGCGGGCTCACTCCGGTGGGGCGCGCGGGCGCGGACCTCGTGTTCCTCAAGGGCGGCTCCGACTACGGCGAGACCGGCGCGGTGGTCCGGTACTCGCCGGGGACACAGCAGTCCCTCAAGGTGCCGCTGGACGTCGCCCTCTCGCAGGCGCGCGCGACAGTGACCGGGGAGAGGGTCTACCTCCTGGGCTACGACGGTTCCCTGGCCGCCGTCGACCTCTCCGCGGGCAAGCAGGTGTGGTCGCTCCAGACGTCCGTGAGCCGTGGCTCCGACCTCGCGGCGGACGGTACGCGCGTGTACTTCAGCGCCGCAGACGGCCGTCTGCTGTCCGTCGACGCGCGCGCGGGCAAGCTCGTCGGCCAGACGACCCTGCGCATCGGCGCTCGTTCCGACGAGGTCGCCGCCGCGCTGCCGTCGCCCCAGGTGGTCGACGGGCGCGTGTACGCGGGGGCGCCGGACGGGACGGTGTTCTCGGTGGCGTCCGGGTCCCCGGGGGACTGA
- the ilvD gene encoding dihydroxy-acid dehydratase, translated as MPELRSRTVTHGRNMAGARALMRASGVPGADIGRKPIIAVANSFTEFVPGHTHLQPVGRIVSEAIVEAGGIPREFNTIAVDDGIAMGHGGMLYSLPSRDLIADSVEYMVEAHCADALICISNCDKITPGMLNAALRLNIPTVFVSGGPMESGRATLVDGTVRTLDLVDAISDAVNDKISDADIQRIEENACPTCGSCSGMFTANSMNCLTEAIGLSLPGNGSVLATHTARKRLYEDAARTVMDITRRYYEQDDATVLPRSVASFAAFENAMALDIAMGGSTNTILHLLAAAQEAEVPFGLEQIDAVSRRVPCLAKVAPNVAKNRTYYMEDVHRAGGIPALLGELHRAGLLNEDVHAVHSPSLADWLKTWDVRAGSPSPEAIELWHAAPGCVRSAEAFSQSERWDTLDDDAEGGCIRSAEHAYSKDGGLAVLKGNLAVDGAVVKTAGVDESIWTFEGPAVVCESQEEAVQKILLKEIKEGDVVVIRYEGPKGGPGMQEMLYPTSYLKGRGLGKACALITDGRFSGGTSGLSIGHASPEAAGGGTIALVEDGDRIRIDIPGRSIELLVDDAELARREAALNGVYAPKNRERKVSAALRAYAAMATSADKGAVRDVSKLG; from the coding sequence ATGCCCGAGCTGAGGTCCCGCACAGTCACCCACGGCCGCAACATGGCGGGCGCCCGCGCCCTTATGCGCGCCTCCGGTGTACCCGGCGCGGACATCGGCCGTAAGCCGATCATCGCGGTCGCCAACAGCTTCACGGAGTTCGTGCCGGGCCACACCCACCTCCAGCCGGTGGGCCGGATCGTCAGCGAGGCGATCGTCGAGGCCGGCGGCATCCCGCGCGAGTTCAACACCATCGCCGTCGACGACGGCATCGCGATGGGCCACGGCGGCATGCTCTACAGCCTGCCCTCGCGCGACCTGATCGCGGACAGCGTCGAGTACATGGTCGAGGCGCACTGCGCGGACGCGCTGATCTGCATCTCCAACTGCGACAAGATCACCCCGGGCATGCTGAACGCGGCCCTGCGGCTGAACATCCCGACGGTGTTCGTCTCCGGCGGCCCCATGGAGTCCGGCCGCGCGACCCTGGTCGACGGCACGGTCCGCACGCTCGACCTGGTCGACGCGATCTCGGACGCCGTGAACGACAAGATCTCCGACGCGGACATCCAGCGCATCGAGGAGAACGCCTGCCCGACCTGCGGCTCGTGTTCCGGCATGTTCACCGCCAACTCGATGAACTGCCTGACCGAGGCGATCGGCCTCTCGCTCCCGGGCAACGGCTCCGTGCTGGCCACCCACACCGCGCGCAAGCGCCTCTACGAGGACGCCGCGCGCACGGTCATGGACATCACCCGCCGCTACTACGAGCAGGACGACGCGACGGTACTGCCCCGTTCCGTCGCTTCCTTCGCGGCGTTCGAGAACGCCATGGCGCTCGACATCGCCATGGGCGGCTCGACCAACACGATCCTGCACCTCCTGGCCGCCGCCCAGGAAGCCGAGGTCCCCTTCGGCCTGGAGCAGATCGACGCGGTCTCCCGGCGCGTCCCGTGCCTCGCCAAGGTCGCCCCCAACGTCGCCAAGAACCGCACGTACTACATGGAGGACGTCCACCGCGCGGGCGGCATCCCGGCCCTCCTGGGCGAGCTGCACCGCGCGGGGCTGCTCAACGAGGACGTGCACGCCGTCCACAGCCCCTCCCTGGCCGACTGGCTGAAGACCTGGGACGTGCGCGCCGGCTCCCCGTCCCCCGAGGCGATCGAGCTGTGGCACGCCGCCCCGGGCTGCGTGCGCTCCGCCGAGGCGTTCTCCCAGTCCGAGCGCTGGGACACGCTCGACGACGACGCCGAGGGCGGCTGCATCCGCTCCGCCGAGCACGCGTACTCCAAGGACGGCGGCCTGGCCGTCCTGAAGGGCAATCTGGCCGTCGACGGGGCCGTGGTGAAGACCGCGGGCGTCGACGAGTCCATCTGGACCTTCGAGGGCCCCGCGGTCGTCTGCGAGTCGCAGGAGGAGGCCGTGCAGAAGATCCTCCTCAAGGAGATCAAGGAGGGCGACGTCGTCGTCATCCGCTACGAGGGCCCCAAGGGCGGCCCCGGCATGCAGGAGATGCTCTACCCGACCTCGTACCTCAAGGGCCGCGGCCTCGGCAAGGCGTGCGCGCTGATCACCGACGGCCGCTTCTCCGGCGGCACCTCGGGCCTGTCGATCGGCCACGCCTCCCCGGAGGCGGCCGGCGGCGGCACCATCGCCCTGGTCGAGGACGGCGACCGCATCCGCATCGACATCCCGGGCCGCTCCATCGAGCTCCTGGTCGACGACGCCGAACTCGCCCGCCGCGAGGCCGCCCTGAACGGCGTCTACGCCCCCAAGAACCGCGAACGCAAGGTCTCCGCCGCCCTGCGCGCGTATGCGGCGATGGCCACCAGCGCCGACAAGGGCGCCGTCCGCGACGTCTCCAAGCTCGGCTGA
- a CDS encoding TetR family transcriptional regulator — MLAVAREEFSERGYEKTSVRGIAKAAGVDSALVHHYFGTKEQVFAAAVEDAVAPALNAPDVLADGPFEETGERFARFVFGVWENPTTRTPLLAILRSAVTNETAAAVFRSLIASQLLFRVAARVDLPDAELRAELAAAQLVGCALLRYVVKVEPLASADIEQLIARVAPVVQGHLTAP; from the coding sequence ATCCTCGCCGTGGCCCGCGAGGAGTTCTCCGAGCGGGGATACGAGAAGACGTCCGTGCGCGGGATCGCGAAGGCCGCCGGCGTCGACTCGGCGCTGGTGCACCACTACTTCGGCACCAAGGAGCAGGTGTTCGCGGCGGCCGTCGAGGACGCCGTCGCGCCCGCGCTGAACGCGCCCGACGTGCTTGCCGACGGCCCCTTCGAGGAGACCGGCGAGCGGTTCGCGCGGTTCGTCTTCGGCGTCTGGGAGAACCCGACCACCCGCACACCGCTGCTCGCGATCCTGCGCTCCGCCGTGACCAACGAGACCGCCGCCGCCGTCTTCCGCAGCCTGATCGCCTCCCAGCTCCTGTTCCGCGTCGCCGCGCGCGTGGACCTCCCGGACGCCGAGCTCCGCGCCGAACTGGCGGCCGCCCAGCTCGTCGGCTGCGCGCTGCTCCGGTACGTCGTCAAGGTCGAACCGCTGGCCTCGGCGGACATCGAACAGCTCATCGCGCGCGTGGCGCCGGTCGTGCAGGGGCACCTGACCGCACCGTGA
- a CDS encoding sugar phosphate isomerase/epimerase family protein, with translation MAEPVVRIPDAKVALSTASVYPESTATAFEIAARLGYDGVEVMVWNDPVSQDIEALRRLSDYHRMPILAVHAPCLLITQRVWSTDPWVKLQRARTAAEKLGASTVVVHPPFRWQRQYARDFVQGIWRMADETDVRFAVENMYPWRYRDREMLAYAPDWDVTKDDYRHFTIDLSHAATSRTEAMEMVDRMGDRLGHVHLADGLGSNKDEHLVPGRGTQPCAELLERLALTGFDGHVVIEVNTRRAMSAAEREADLAEALAFTRLHLASALKVPRR, from the coding sequence GTGGCAGAACCAGTGGTGCGCATCCCGGATGCGAAGGTCGCTCTGTCCACGGCCTCGGTCTATCCGGAGTCGACGGCGACGGCCTTCGAGATCGCCGCGCGCCTCGGGTACGACGGGGTCGAGGTGATGGTGTGGAACGACCCCGTCAGCCAGGACATCGAGGCGCTGAGACGGCTCAGTGACTACCACCGGATGCCGATCCTCGCCGTTCACGCGCCCTGCCTGCTGATCACGCAGCGGGTCTGGTCGACGGACCCCTGGGTCAAGCTCCAGCGTGCGCGCACGGCCGCCGAGAAGCTCGGGGCGAGCACCGTCGTCGTCCATCCGCCGTTCCGCTGGCAGCGGCAGTACGCGCGCGACTTCGTGCAGGGGATCTGGCGGATGGCCGACGAGACGGACGTCCGGTTCGCCGTCGAGAACATGTACCCCTGGCGCTACCGCGACCGCGAAATGCTCGCGTACGCGCCGGACTGGGACGTCACCAAGGACGACTACCGGCACTTCACGATCGACCTCAGCCACGCGGCGACCTCGCGCACCGAGGCGATGGAGATGGTCGACCGGATGGGCGACCGCCTCGGCCACGTCCACCTTGCCGACGGCCTCGGCTCCAACAAGGACGAGCACCTGGTCCCCGGGCGCGGCACGCAGCCCTGCGCCGAACTCCTCGAACGCCTCGCGCTGACCGGCTTCGACGGGCATGTCGTCATCGAGGTCAACACGCGCCGCGCGATGTCGGCGGCCGAACGCGAGGCCGACCTCGCCGAAGCCCTCGCCTTCACCCGCCTCCACCTCGCCTCGGCCCTGAAGGTCCCCCGCAGGTGA
- a CDS encoding Ppx/GppA phosphatase family protein encodes MRLGVLDVGSNTVHLLVVDAHPGARPLPAHSHKAELRLAQLLDEDGAIGPEGVDRLVGVVQEALQAAEDKGVEDLLPFATSAVREASNADDVLARVHAETGVELQVLSGAEEARLTFLAARRWFGWSAGKLLVLDIGGGSLEIAYGIDEQPDAAVSLPLGAGRLTAGWLPGDPPEAERIRALRRHARAQIARTVGEFSRFGAPDHVVATSKTFKQLARIAGAARSTEGLYVQRELKRESLEAWVPRLAGMTVAQRAELPGVSEGRAGQLLAGALVAEGVMDLFGVETLEICPWALREGVILRRLDHMPTA; translated from the coding sequence ATGAGACTCGGTGTCCTCGACGTGGGATCGAACACGGTGCATCTGCTGGTGGTGGACGCACACCCGGGCGCGCGCCCGCTGCCCGCGCACTCGCACAAGGCGGAGCTGCGCCTGGCCCAACTCCTCGACGAGGACGGGGCGATCGGCCCCGAGGGGGTCGACAGGCTCGTCGGCGTCGTCCAGGAGGCGCTTCAGGCGGCCGAGGACAAGGGCGTCGAGGACCTTCTGCCGTTCGCGACGTCGGCCGTCCGGGAGGCCAGCAACGCGGACGACGTCCTCGCGCGCGTGCACGCCGAGACCGGTGTCGAACTCCAGGTGCTCTCCGGCGCGGAGGAGGCCCGGCTGACCTTCCTCGCGGCCCGCCGCTGGTTCGGCTGGTCCGCGGGCAAGCTGCTCGTCCTGGACATCGGCGGGGGCTCCCTGGAGATCGCCTACGGCATCGACGAGCAGCCCGACGCGGCCGTCTCCCTCCCGCTCGGCGCGGGCCGCCTCACCGCCGGCTGGCTGCCGGGCGACCCGCCGGAGGCGGAGCGGATAAGAGCGCTGCGCCGGCACGCCCGCGCGCAGATCGCCCGCACGGTCGGTGAGTTCAGCCGCTTCGGCGCGCCCGATCACGTCGTCGCGACGTCCAAGACCTTCAAGCAGCTCGCCAGGATCGCCGGCGCCGCGCGCTCCACCGAAGGTCTCTACGTCCAGCGCGAGCTCAAGCGCGAGTCCCTGGAAGCCTGGGTGCCCCGCCTGGCGGGCATGACCGTCGCCCAGCGCGCCGAACTCCCGGGCGTCTCCGAGGGGCGCGCGGGCCAGCTCCTGGCCGGCGCACTGGTCGCCGAGGGCGTCATGGACCTCTTCGGCGTCGAGACGCTGGAGATCTGCCCCTGGGCCCTGCGCGAGGGCGTCATCCTGCGGCGGCTGGACCACATGCCGACGGCGTGA
- a CDS encoding BACON domain-containing protein: protein MSTSPETPPRTTGAHRERREARDREAARTLAQRPPARYEPYLDGLFTYCLAVLCDHDAAVATLGDALAFAERRGHRMPDGHGEQRAWLYALARWACLRRLTEAKQKRHASPSSPGSGERRAEQADADEAVQEQRRRELALLAWPEAAGTTPEQREALELAVRHRLAAAEVAAVLGMDPAATRELLSSAACEVERTRAALAVVETGGCPGVARLADGHHLVLSAALRRELVRHVDDCPRCRRAAERAVPGRWPGAQMTPAELPVLEAPRAALYVAMTHVPRARGAAAPRYDRRGFPMDPKDRAARRDRLRARAVTTTVVATVVAAPVLALWAAYRGEPVGEGVDGNVPRASEAQRPGTLGGGASGGYQNAGNAGARAGEGHADGSRADVSVEVISVAGVGAKGAARLTVTAASSGDTTLVTLTAAKDGGPVRWSATTGAAWLYLSTSSGTLDPGESITVKVYVDALREPAGAWHARVAIAPAGVVVSITGYGPVPTEPGTPGTPPPSTGPSPTPSTSPSPPDPTPSDPPSNSPEPSPSESSSDPGSPSPSEGGSEPTPAAS from the coding sequence ATGAGCACGAGTCCGGAGACCCCTCCCCGTACGACCGGCGCGCACCGGGAGCGACGGGAGGCGCGTGATCGTGAGGCGGCGCGCACGTTGGCGCAGCGACCGCCCGCGCGGTACGAACCGTATCTCGACGGCCTGTTCACGTACTGTCTGGCCGTCCTCTGCGACCATGACGCGGCCGTGGCGACCCTGGGCGACGCCCTGGCGTTCGCCGAGCGGCGCGGGCACCGGATGCCGGACGGGCACGGCGAGCAGCGGGCGTGGCTCTACGCGCTCGCGCGCTGGGCGTGTCTGCGCAGGCTGACGGAGGCGAAGCAGAAACGTCATGCCTCGCCCTCGTCTCCGGGCTCGGGCGAGCGCCGGGCCGAGCAGGCCGACGCGGACGAGGCCGTCCAGGAGCAGCGGCGCCGCGAACTCGCCCTGCTGGCCTGGCCGGAGGCCGCCGGCACCACCCCGGAGCAGCGCGAAGCGCTCGAACTCGCCGTGCGGCACCGGCTCGCCGCCGCCGAGGTCGCCGCGGTGCTCGGGATGGACCCCGCGGCCACCCGCGAACTGCTCTCCTCCGCGGCCTGCGAGGTCGAACGCACGCGCGCGGCCCTCGCGGTCGTGGAGACCGGCGGCTGCCCCGGCGTCGCCCGCCTCGCGGACGGTCACCACCTGGTGCTCAGCGCGGCCCTGCGGCGCGAACTCGTCCGGCACGTCGACGACTGCCCGCGCTGCCGCCGGGCCGCCGAGCGCGCCGTCCCCGGCCGCTGGCCCGGCGCGCAGATGACCCCGGCGGAACTGCCCGTCCTGGAGGCGCCCCGTGCCGCGCTGTACGTCGCGATGACGCACGTCCCGCGCGCGCGTGGCGCCGCCGCGCCCCGCTACGACCGGCGTGGCTTCCCGATGGACCCCAAGGACCGGGCGGCCCGGCGCGACCGTCTGCGCGCGCGTGCGGTGACGACGACCGTCGTCGCCACCGTCGTCGCCGCGCCCGTGCTCGCCCTGTGGGCCGCCTACCGGGGCGAGCCGGTGGGCGAGGGCGTCGACGGGAACGTCCCGCGCGCGAGCGAGGCGCAGCGGCCCGGCACGCTGGGCGGCGGGGCGAGCGGTGGCTACCAGAACGCCGGCAACGCGGGCGCCCGCGCCGGAGAAGGGCACGCGGACGGCAGCCGGGCCGACGTGTCGGTGGAGGTCATCAGCGTCGCGGGCGTGGGCGCGAAGGGGGCCGCGCGTCTCACCGTGACCGCCGCGAGCAGCGGTGACACCACCCTCGTCACCCTCACCGCCGCGAAGGACGGCGGTCCCGTCCGCTGGTCCGCCACCACGGGCGCCGCCTGGCTCTACCTGAGCACGTCCTCCGGCACGCTCGACCCCGGCGAGTCGATCACCGTCAAGGTGTACGTCGACGCCCTGCGCGAGCCCGCCGGGGCCTGGCACGCGCGCGTGGCGATCGCCCCGGCCGGCGTGGTCGTCTCCATCACCGGGTACGGGCCCGTCCCGACCGAACCCGGCACACCCGGCACGCCGCCCCCGTCGACGGGCCCTTCCCCCACCCCGAGCACATCACCGTCCCCCCCGGACCCCACTCCGAGTGACCCTCCGTCCAACTCGCCCGAACCGTCCCCCAGCGAGTCGTCCAGCGACCCGGGCAGCCCGTCACCGTCGGAAGGGGGCAGCGAACCCACTCCGGCGGCGTCTTGA